The DNA region GTTGAACACGATGAACGAGCGGTAGTTCATCCGGCTCACACCGGCGATGATCGGTGTGAACGTACGAACCACGGGCACGAAGCGGGCCAGGATCAGCGACTTCGGTCCGTACTTCTCGAAGAAGTCGTGCGCCTTCTCGACGTTCTCCTGCTTGAACAGGCGCGAGTCCGGGCGGTTGAAGAGCGACGGGCCGACCTTGCGGCCGAAGAGATAGCCCACCTGGTCACCGATGATCGCCGCCAGCGCCACCAGGAGGCAGACCAGCCAGAGCGGGGTGTCCAGCTGGCCGGTGGTCACCAGCAGACCAGTGGTGAACAGGAGCGAGTCGCCGGGGAGGAAGAAGCCGATCAGCAGTCCGGACTCGGCGAAGACGATGAGGAGGACGCCGGGAATTCCGAATGTGTTGATCAGATAGTCCGGGTCCAGCCAGCTCGGGCCGAGCGCAAGCGTATTCAAGGGTCCGGGGCTCCTGGATCGATCGATGGCGGCTGCGTGGCCGCCCAAAGCTATCAACGCAGGATGACACCCCCGGGTTCCAGATGGCCCCTGCGAGGGCACCCACCGGGCCGGCCGGGGATGCATACCGGGTCAACCAGTACAAAGCTGTCCCCAGGAGGTGCCACACGATGGGCATTGAGGATTACGGCGGCGGGCAGACGGACCTGTCGGACGTCCTGGTCGTCACGACGAACGACGTACCGGGCCACCAGGTGACGCAGGTGATCGGGGAGGTGTTCGGCCTCACCGTCCGCTCCCGCCATCTGGGCAGCCAGATCGGTGCCGGGCTGAAGTCCATGATCGGCGGCGAGCTGAAGGGACTGACCAAGACGCTCGTCCAGACCCGCAACCAGGCGATGGAACGGCTCGTCGAGCAGGCGAAGGCCCGGGGCGCCAACGCGGTGCTGATGATGCGCTTCGACGTGACCGAGGCGGCCGACGTGGGCACGGAGGTGTGCGCGTACGGAACCGCGGTCGTGATCAGCAAGAGCTGAGCGGGCGCGGCCGCGGGGTGGGGAGCGCCCCCACCCCCGGGCGCCCCCACCCCGCGGCGGTCACTCCAGGCGTCGGGCGTTGGCGTCGATCGCGTCCCGCAGGTGCTCGGCCAGGCCCGGCCGCATCGAGTCGTAGAACGCGCGGAACCGCTCGTCGGACACATACATCTCACCGAGCCCCCGGTGCGCCTCGGCCGTGCACTCGTAGAACCACTTGCCGATGTGCAGCCGGTGGGCCTCGGCCAGCCCCATCGCCCGCTCGCCGGTGGCCGGCTCCCCGGCCTCCATCAGCGCGTCGTAGGCGGCGCCCCATTCGGCGACCTCCGCCTGCATCCGCTTCCAGTCGTCCTTGGTGTACCCGGCGGCCCGGCGCTGCGACTCGGCGTATGCGGCGGTGCCGCCCCAGCGGCGTTCGGCCTCCTCCGCGTGCGCCTCGGGGTCCTTGCCCCCGAAGACCTCGAACTTCTCCTCGGGTGTGAGGTTGATGCCCATCTTCCGTGCCTCCATGGCTGTCTCGACGGCGTCGGCCATCCTTCGCAGTTCGGCGATCCGGTCGGAGAGCAGCCGGTGCTGGCGCCGCAGATGCTCCTGCGGGTCCGCGTGCGGATCGTCGAGCAGTACCGCGATCTCGTCGAGCGGGAAGCCGAGCTCCCGGTAGAACAGGATCTGCTGCAGCCGGTCGAGATCGCCGTCGTCGTAACGGCGGTGCCCGGCGCGGCTGCGCGCGCTGGGCGAGAGCAGTCCGATGCCGTCGTAGTGATGCAGGGTGCGCACCGTGACTCCGGCGAATACGGCGACCTGTCCCACGGGGTACTCCATGACTCCCCCGCTCCCTTCTCCGATCGGGTACGTCCCCGAGCCTGGGCCCTGACGTGACGTGAGGTGCAAGCCCGAATTGCCGCCAACCCGGCGCCATTCGAGGGGTTATGTTCCTTTTACGCCGTTATGGTGAGCCGGTGGCCACCGATTCCTCCGCTTCCGCTGGACCCGCTCCCGAATCCACCCCCGTACGCCGACTGCTGCCCGTCATCGTGCCCGCACTGACCGTCGGGGTCCTCTGCGCCCTCGTCCTGCTCGGCATCAGCCTGCTCGCGGACAAGCTGCAGGACGTGCTCTGGGAGACACTCCCCGACGCGCTCTCCGTCGGCCGCTACTCCACGCTCTGGATGATCGTGATGCTCACCGCGAGCGGGCTGGCGGTCGGGCTGCTCATCCGGGCGGTGCCCGGTCACGCGGGCCCCGATCCGGCGACCACCGGGCTGGTCGATCCGCCGCTGCCGCCCGGCGTGGTTCCGGGGCTGCTGCTCGTCACGGTCCTCACCCTGGCGGGCGGGGTCAGCCTCGGCCCGGAGAACCCGATCACGGCCGCCAACATCGCGCTGGCCTACTGGCTCGGCCACCGTTTCGCACCCGGCACACCGGCGGCGCTCTGGCTCTCGCTCGCCGCGGCCGGCACCATCGGGGCGCTCTTCGGCACCCCGGTGGCCGCCGCGCTGATCCTCTCCGAGGTCCTCGCCTCCCACGCCGGGCCGGGCGCACTCTGGGACCGCCTCTTCGGCCCGCTCGCGGCGGGCACCACGGGTGCGCTCACCATGACGCTGCTGGCCCATCCCAGCTTCGACCTGTCGCTGCCGGCCTACACCCAGCCGCACTGGGGCGACCTGCTTTCCTCGGTCGTCATCGCACTGGCGGGGGCGGTGCTCGGCCTGCTGGCGGTGTACGCGTTCCCGCACGTGCACCGGTTCTTCCGGGCCCTGAAGCACCCGGTCCTGGCACTGACCGCGGGTGGGCTGCTGCTCGGCCTGCTGGGCGCGCTGGGCGGGCGGCTCACCCTGTTCAAGGGGCTCGACGAGGTGAAGGAGCTCGCCGCCGACCCGAGCGGCTGGTCGGCCGTGCAGTTCGCGGTCATGGCCGTGGTGAAGACGGCCGCGCTGCTGATCGCGGCGAGCTGCGGCTTCCGGGGCGGGCGGATCTTCCCCGCCGTCTTCGTGGGTGTCGCGCTTGGGCTCTGCGCCCACGCCCTGGTCCCGTCGGTGCCGGTGGCGCTCGCGGTGACCTGCGGGGTGCTGGGAATTCTGCTGGCCATCACCCGGCAGGGCTGGCTGAGCCTGTTCACCGCGGCGGTGCTGGTCGGCGACGCGGCCGTGCTCCCGATGCTGTGCGTGGCGTCGCTGCCCGCCTGGCTGCTGGTGACCGGGCGGCCGCAGATGCAGCTGCACGAGGACGGTACGCCGCTGAGGTGAGCCGGTCCCGGGCCGCCCCGCCGCCGCCGCGCCGGATGCCCGGCCCTTCCGTATCGTCGCAGCCGTATGGATTTGCCCCGTCAGGTCCGTCGGGAGTTTCGGCAATGCCCACGCCCGTCGACGTCGCCACCGAGAGCTGACGGCACCACACCGACCGGACCGTCGCGAGTCACGAAAGACCGCCGAGAGCCGAGAAGGGCTGCCCGCCGATGCCTCTCCACAAGGGTTCGTCCCAGAGCACGGAACCGTCCGACGCCCGCCGCAGACTCGCCCTCAACCCGTTCTACGGGGAGGCCGACCCGGCCGCCGGCATGGAGTCGGCGCCACCCCGGCACCGGCTGCCCGACGGGCCGATGCCGCCGTCGACCGCGTACGGCCTGGTCCACGACGAGCTGATGCTCGACGGCAACTCACGGCTCAACCTCGCCACCTTCGTCACCACCTGGATGGAGCCCCAGGCCGGGGTGCTGATGGGCGAGTGCCGCGACAAGAACATGATCGACAAGGACGAGTACCCGCGCACGGCCGAGCTGGAGCGGCGCTGTGTGGCGATGCTCGCCGATCTCTGGAACGCCCCCGATCCCTCGGCCGCCGTGGGCTGTTCGACGACCGGCTCCAGCGAGGCCTGCATGCTCGCGGGAATGGCGCTGAAGCGCCGCTGGGCGGCCAGGAACGCCGACCGCTACCCGGCGGCCGCCCGGCCGAACCTGGTCATGGGCATCAATGTGCAGGTCTGCTGGGACAAGTTCTGCAACTTCTGGGAGGTCGAGCCGCGGCTGGTCCCGATGGAAGGCGACCGCTTCCACCTCGACCCGCAGGCCGCGGCCGACCTCTGCGACGAGAACACCATCGGCGTCGTCGGCATCCTCGGCTCCACCTTCGACGGTTCGTACGAGCCGGTCGCGGAGCTGTGCGCGGCGCTGGACGCCCTTCAGGAACGTACCGGCCTCGACATCCCCGTACATGTGGACGGGGCCTCCGGGGCGATGGTGGCGCCGTTCCTGGACGAGGACCTGGTGTGGGACTTCCGGCAGCCGAGGGTGTCCTCCATCAACACCTCCGGGCACAAGTACGGCCTGGTCTACCCCGGCGTCGGCTGGGTGCTGTGGCGCTCGCCTGCCGAGCTGCCCGAGGAGCTGGTGTTCCGGGTCAACTACCTGGGCGGCGACATGCCGACCTTCGCGCTGAACTTCTCCCGGCCCGGCGCACAGGTGGTGGCGCAGTACTACACCTTCCTGCGGCTGGGCCGCGAGGGCTACCGGGCCGTCCAGCAGGCGTCCCGGGACGTGGCCTGCGGGCTCGCGAAGCGGATCGAGGCGATCGGCGACTTCCGGCTCCTCACCCGGGGCGACCAGTTGCCCGTACTCGCGCTGACGACCGCGCCGGAGGTGGAGGCGTACGACGTCTTCGACGTGTCGCGGCGGCTGCGCGAACAGGGCTGGCGGGTGCCCGCGTACACCTTCCCGGCCAATCGTCAGGACCTGGCGGTGCTGCGGGTGGTGTGCCGCAACGGCTTCTCGTCGGACCTCGCCGAGCTGCTGCTGGAGGACCTCGCGCTGATCCTTCCCGACCTGCGCCGCCAGCCGCACCCGCTGAGCCGCGACAGGGACATGGCGACGGCGTTCCACCACTGAGAGCCTGGATCAGCGCCTGATCACTCGTCGTCGCCGGGATCCGGGACACCCGTCGCGTACGGGTTCTCCTGCCCCTCGGCGAGCACCCCGACGAAGGGCTCGCCCTCCCCCGCGAAGGTGTACGCCCCACCCTCGATGCGGGCGATCAGCCCGCGCGTCCACTCGGCCCCGGCGTCCGCCGAGTGGACCCACATGTTCATGATCTCGCCGATGTGGCCGATCGACTCGGGCCCGGCCTCCGGCGTGTAGTACCCGGTGACCTCGGCCCGCCAGGCCACGAGACCGGCGACCCGCTCCTTGAGCAGCGCGACCGCCTCGGACCGCTCCAGGTCGACGATGCCGCCGAGCGCCGCCGACAGCACGTCCGGCTTCTGGTCGTACGAGGTCAGCGCCGCGCGCAGCAGCGTGAAGTACTCCTCGTCGCCCCGCTCGGTGATCTCGTACTCGGTACGGGGCGGGCCGCCCGCCGTGCTCGGGGCGGTCTCGTGGGCGACCAGCAGGCCCTGCCTCGCCATCTGCTTCAGCGCGTGATAGACCGACCCGGGCTTGGCGTTGGACCACTCGTGCGCGCCCCAGTACTCCAGGTCGTTGCGGACCTGATAGCCGTGCGCCCGACCGTGCTGGCGCACGGCACAGAGGACCAGCAGCCGGATCGCGGACATCTCACGCACCCCTTCTACTCAACTTTGATTAGAGTAGCCCCCCGCCTCGGCGACCAGCTCGAACGCGGTACGGCCGTCCAGCGACTCCCGGATGATGTCGGCGTGCCCGGCGTGCCGGGCGATCTCCTCGACGAGATGGACCAGCAGCCACCGCATCGAGCACCGCCCGTCCTTCGGGAACCAAGGGGCTTCGGGCAGCGGGAAGGTGTCGTTCATGTCCGGCACCGAGCGGATGAACTTCTCGGTCTCGGCCGCGACGCCGTCCCAGAACTCCAGCATCTGCTCCACCGTCTCGTCGCCGACGAGCCGGAAGCTGTCCGCCCAGGTGTCCTCGGTGCGGGCGTTCTCGTTCGGCCGCTGCTGGGCCATGCGCAGCCAGTTCAGCTCGGTCTCGGCCACGTGCTTGAGCAGCCCGGAGAGGGAGAGCGTGCTGGCGCTGGGCCGGCTCGCCGCCTGCTCCTCGGTCAGCCCGATCAGGGAGCGCCGGATCGCGCCGCGCTGCGCCTCGACGAAGGAGAGGAGCGCGCCGCGCTCGTCGCCGGGATTCTCCGCGGGAACGTGAGTGACCATGGTGTCCGCCTTGATGATCCGTGCCGGTTCTTCCTGACACCGACCAAGTTACGGACCCTTGCGGTCAGCTTCCGTCCGCAACTCCGAGCGGATCGGCGACGAGACCGATCGGTGACGAGACCGATCGGTGACGAGACGGATCGGCGGTCAGAAGGGGAACGCGGTCCGGCCGTGCTGAATGGAGATCCACCTCTGGGTGGTGAAGGCCTCGACGGTCGCCTCACCGTTCAGCCGGCCGATCCCGGAGGACTTCTCGCCGCCGAAGGCCACCTGCGGATCGTCCTGGACGGTGGAGTCGTTGACGTGGAACATCCCGCTGACCACGCGCCGCGCGAACCGCACCCCGCGTTCGGCACTGCGGGTGTGTACGGCGCCGCTCAGCCCGTACGGGGTGTCGTTGGCGATCCGTACGGCCTCGTCCTCGCCGTCGAACGTCACCAGCAGCGCCACCGGGCCGAATATCTCCTGGGAGAGCAGCGGGGAGCCCTCGGGGAGTCCGGCGAGGACGGTCGGCTCCACGAGGTTGCCGCGGGTCCGGCCGCGGACGAGCGCGGTGGCCCCTTCGGCGATCGCCTGGTCGACCAGGGTGGTCAGGGCGTCGGCCTGCAAGGTGTTGATGACCGGTCCGATCCGGGTCTCCGGGTCGCGCGGGTCACCCGTCTTCAGCGCGGCCACCCTGGCGGTGAACTTCTCGGTGAACTCCCGCTCGACGCGGCGGTCCACCAGGATGCGGTTGGCGGCCATGCAGACCTGCCCCTGGTACACGAAGCGGCTGAAGACGGCCGCGTCGACCGCGTAGTCGATGTCCGCGTCCTCCAGCACCACCAGGGCGCTGTTGCCGCTGAGTTCGAGGATCGTCCGCTTGAAGTGCCCGGCAGCGACGGCGCCGACGTGGCGGCCGACCCGGTCCGAGCCCGCGAACGAGATCACCTTGGGCACAGGGTGCTCGATGAACGCGTCCCCTATCTCGGCGACATCGGTGATCACGATGTTGAGCAGTCCGGCGGGCAGCCCGGCGTCCTCGAAGATCTTCGCGATCAGCACACCGCCGACGACCGGCGCGTTCTGATTGGGCTTGACGACGACCGCGTTGCCGAGCGCGAGGGCCGGCGCGACGGACTTCATCGCCACCAGGAAGGGGAAGTTGAAGGGGCTGATCACCCCGATGACGCCGACCGGCAGCCGGTAGAGGCGGTTCTCCTTGCCGTCCGCCAGGGCGGGCAGGAGGCTGCCCGGCGGGCGCAGTGCCTGATGGATCGCGTCGCGCAGGAACTCCTGGGCGACCCGGACCTCGTGCTCCGCCTTGACCCGGGTGCCGCCCAGTTCGTCGATGATCGCGTCGACGATGTCGTCGTGCAGTTCCGCGGTGATGCGCAGTGCGCGTTCCAGGACTTCGCGGCGCTCGTACGGTCCGGTGGTGGCCCAGGACCGCTGGGCGCGCTCGGCGGCGCGGTAGGCCAGGTCGACCTCCTGCGCGGTGGCGATGGTGATCGCGGCGAGTTTCTCCCCGTTGTAGGGGTTGAAATCGATGATGTCCCACGAGCCGGTTCCGGTCCGCCACTCACCGTCGATGTATTGGTCGGCCAGCTCGTAGAAGAAGGACATGCGATCCCTTAACTCAGGTGCAGACTCCCGTCGAACCGCCATCGTACTGACGAATCAGATGAGTTGGAGCAGACCGCGGAGCAGATCGCGGCTCTCCTCGGGACCCGGGCTGTCCTCGTGCAGTCGCGTCATGGCCTTTTCGTACTGAGCGACTTCTTCGGCCTTGTCCAGATAGAGCGCACTTGTCAGCTGCTCCAAATAGACGATGTCCGACAGATCGGATTCCGGGAATCGCAGCATCGTAAAGGAACCGCCCTCTCCGGCATGCCCGCCAAAACTGAAGGGCATGACCTGGAGAGTGATGTTGGGCTGTTCCGACATTTCGATCAGGTGCCGCAACTGCGCCCGCATCACTTCACGGTCGCCGTACGGCCGGCGCAGCGCCGCCTCGTCCAGTACGGCATGGAAATGGGGTGCGCGTTCGGAGACGAGGGCCTTCTGGCGTTCCAGTCGCAGCGCCACACGTCGGTCGATCTCGACGGCGGGCGCGGCGCCCATGCCCCGGGCGACGACCGCGTGCGCGTACGCCTCGGTCTGCAACAGGCCGTGGACGAACTGGACTTCGTACACCCGGATGAGCGATGCCGCTCCCTCCAGGCCGACATATGTCTGGAACCAGCCGGGCAGCACGTCTCCGTAACTGTGCCACCAGCCCGCCACGTTGGCCTCACGGGCCAGGCCGAGCAGAGCGTCGCGCTCCGCCTCGTCCGTGACTCCGTAGAGCGTGAGCAGGTCCTCGACGTCCCTGGCCTTGAAGCTCACCCGTCCCAACTCCATGCGGCTGATCTTCGATTCGGAGGCCCGGATGGAGTAGCCGGCCGCCTCACGGGTGATGCCGCGCGAGTCGCGCAGCCGCCTGAGCTGCGAGCCCAGCAGGATGCGCCGCACCACAGATCCACTCGACTCGCCTGCCGCCACTGGTCCGGTCCTCCCCATCGCTTCCTGGGCACCGGGGCTCCCCCTGAACCCCAAGTGCCGGATTCTGCCATCAAAACGCTTCAGCCCGTACTCATTCGATTACGGAAATGAGAAGCCTTCCAGAAAGCTGCGAAAATACGCGCGGGAAGAAATGACCAAGAACCGGCACGGGTTCGGACAGGTCAGGCGCGTGCACGTGCATCTGCCCTTGCATCTGCCCAACGCATTGGGAACCATGGGGCTCGCGCACCTGCGTGCTCGTTCGTGTTGTGCCGCTGTACCCCCCGCAGTACCGATACAGCCGCGAATCCCGGGAGTGCCTCGCATGGGGACGAATGGATCGACGATGCTCGAGCCGTTACGGCAGGGGCTTCCCCCCATCGATCCCTCAGCTGTCTCCGGATCGGCCACCTGCACGCTGCCCGCCCGCTACGAAGCCGTGGGCGGAGCAAGGCGGTTCACCCGGACGACGCTGAACGGATGGGGACTGGCCGAGCGCTTCGACGACGTCGCGTTGGTGGTCTCCGAACTCGTCACCAACGCTCTGCGGCACGCCCTGCCCTCGGACAGCACCGCGTCGGACCCCCAGGACCCGCCCGTGCGGCTGCACTTGATGCGCTGGAGCTCGCGC from Streptomyces sp. NBC_01591 includes:
- a CDS encoding helix-turn-helix domain-containing protein — translated: MGRTGPVAAGESSGSVVRRILLGSQLRRLRDSRGITREAAGYSIRASESKISRMELGRVSFKARDVEDLLTLYGVTDEAERDALLGLAREANVAGWWHSYGDVLPGWFQTYVGLEGAASLIRVYEVQFVHGLLQTEAYAHAVVARGMGAAPAVEIDRRVALRLERQKALVSERAPHFHAVLDEAALRRPYGDREVMRAQLRHLIEMSEQPNITLQVMPFSFGGHAGEGGSFTMLRFPESDLSDIVYLEQLTSALYLDKAEEVAQYEKAMTRLHEDSPGPEESRDLLRGLLQLI
- a CDS encoding ATP-binding protein, which translates into the protein MLEPLRQGLPPIDPSAVSGSATCTLPARYEAVGGARRFTRTTLNGWGLAERFDDVALVVSELVTNALRHALPSDSTASDPQDPPVRLHLMRWSSRLVCAVRDPSQESPIASEAADCAESGRGLFLVESFSDSWGWHPTPAPETENPNAPSAARGKVVWALFRLSDGV
- a CDS encoding aldehyde dehydrogenase family protein — encoded protein: MSFFYELADQYIDGEWRTGTGSWDIIDFNPYNGEKLAAITIATAQEVDLAYRAAERAQRSWATTGPYERREVLERALRITAELHDDIVDAIIDELGGTRVKAEHEVRVAQEFLRDAIHQALRPPGSLLPALADGKENRLYRLPVGVIGVISPFNFPFLVAMKSVAPALALGNAVVVKPNQNAPVVGGVLIAKIFEDAGLPAGLLNIVITDVAEIGDAFIEHPVPKVISFAGSDRVGRHVGAVAAGHFKRTILELSGNSALVVLEDADIDYAVDAAVFSRFVYQGQVCMAANRILVDRRVEREFTEKFTARVAALKTGDPRDPETRIGPVINTLQADALTTLVDQAIAEGATALVRGRTRGNLVEPTVLAGLPEGSPLLSQEIFGPVALLVTFDGEDEAVRIANDTPYGLSGAVHTRSAERGVRFARRVVSGMFHVNDSTVQDDPQVAFGGEKSSGIGRLNGEATVEAFTTQRWISIQHGRTAFPF
- a CDS encoding DedA family protein → MNTLALGPSWLDPDYLINTFGIPGVLLIVFAESGLLIGFFLPGDSLLFTTGLLVTTGQLDTPLWLVCLLVALAAIIGDQVGYLFGRKVGPSLFNRPDSRLFKQENVEKAHDFFEKYGPKSLILARFVPVVRTFTPIIAGVSRMNYRSFIVFNIVGGVLWGVGVTLLGSALGKIDFVHENIEAMLILIVLISVLPIAIEFLRARSKSKKEAASGGGEGHGPSAGGSPSSGQRGRHAKR
- a CDS encoding MerR family transcriptional regulator, translating into MEYPVGQVAVFAGVTVRTLHHYDGIGLLSPSARSRAGHRRYDDGDLDRLQQILFYRELGFPLDEIAVLLDDPHADPQEHLRRQHRLLSDRIAELRRMADAVETAMEARKMGINLTPEEKFEVFGGKDPEAHAEEAERRWGGTAAYAESQRRAAGYTKDDWKRMQAEVAEWGAAYDALMEAGEPATGERAMGLAEAHRLHIGKWFYECTAEAHRGLGEMYVSDERFRAFYDSMRPGLAEHLRDAIDANARRLE
- a CDS encoding YbjQ family protein — protein: MGIEDYGGGQTDLSDVLVVTTNDVPGHQVTQVIGEVFGLTVRSRHLGSQIGAGLKSMIGGELKGLTKTLVQTRNQAMERLVEQAKARGANAVLMMRFDVTEAADVGTEVCAYGTAVVISKS
- a CDS encoding PadR family transcriptional regulator, whose amino-acid sequence is MSAIRLLVLCAVRQHGRAHGYQVRNDLEYWGAHEWSNAKPGSVYHALKQMARQGLLVAHETAPSTAGGPPRTEYEITERGDEEYFTLLRAALTSYDQKPDVLSAALGGIVDLERSEAVALLKERVAGLVAWRAEVTGYYTPEAGPESIGHIGEIMNMWVHSADAGAEWTRGLIARIEGGAYTFAGEGEPFVGVLAEGQENPYATGVPDPGDDE
- a CDS encoding DinB family protein: MVTHVPAENPGDERGALLSFVEAQRGAIRRSLIGLTEEQAASRPSASTLSLSGLLKHVAETELNWLRMAQQRPNENARTEDTWADSFRLVGDETVEQMLEFWDGVAAETEKFIRSVPDMNDTFPLPEAPWFPKDGRCSMRWLLVHLVEEIARHAGHADIIRESLDGRTAFELVAEAGGYSNQS
- a CDS encoding glutamate decarboxylase, translated to MPLHKGSSQSTEPSDARRRLALNPFYGEADPAAGMESAPPRHRLPDGPMPPSTAYGLVHDELMLDGNSRLNLATFVTTWMEPQAGVLMGECRDKNMIDKDEYPRTAELERRCVAMLADLWNAPDPSAAVGCSTTGSSEACMLAGMALKRRWAARNADRYPAAARPNLVMGINVQVCWDKFCNFWEVEPRLVPMEGDRFHLDPQAAADLCDENTIGVVGILGSTFDGSYEPVAELCAALDALQERTGLDIPVHVDGASGAMVAPFLDEDLVWDFRQPRVSSINTSGHKYGLVYPGVGWVLWRSPAELPEELVFRVNYLGGDMPTFALNFSRPGAQVVAQYYTFLRLGREGYRAVQQASRDVACGLAKRIEAIGDFRLLTRGDQLPVLALTTAPEVEAYDVFDVSRRLREQGWRVPAYTFPANRQDLAVLRVVCRNGFSSDLAELLLEDLALILPDLRRQPHPLSRDRDMATAFHH
- a CDS encoding ion channel protein; translated protein: MFLLRRYGEPVATDSSASAGPAPESTPVRRLLPVIVPALTVGVLCALVLLGISLLADKLQDVLWETLPDALSVGRYSTLWMIVMLTASGLAVGLLIRAVPGHAGPDPATTGLVDPPLPPGVVPGLLLVTVLTLAGGVSLGPENPITAANIALAYWLGHRFAPGTPAALWLSLAAAGTIGALFGTPVAAALILSEVLASHAGPGALWDRLFGPLAAGTTGALTMTLLAHPSFDLSLPAYTQPHWGDLLSSVVIALAGAVLGLLAVYAFPHVHRFFRALKHPVLALTAGGLLLGLLGALGGRLTLFKGLDEVKELAADPSGWSAVQFAVMAVVKTAALLIAASCGFRGGRIFPAVFVGVALGLCAHALVPSVPVALAVTCGVLGILLAITRQGWLSLFTAAVLVGDAAVLPMLCVASLPAWLLVTGRPQMQLHEDGTPLR